ttttttttttaatttcccaaATATTATTTCTTGAGGTGTTTACACTCGGTTATGAGAGTGGGACGTACATGAAGTGATGACATTTTTGTAATAGCAATAAATAAGTAACACTGCTCAAAAAAGCCCAAATACTGTATGTTTGTCTCACTGGCAGAGGGGACATCTGTTCAAAACACCACAGAAATGTTTGATCTGTTTATGGGAACAATAAGGAAAATAAACTGCAAACATGTTGGAGGAATTAACGAACAAAATATGGCTCATTATGTGCTAAgaacataaaatgtttctgcctTTGATGGAGTTATTACAATCGCTTACTTTTCTTACATAATGTACAATTACAGGCAAAGGAAAATCTTCTTTGCTTTATGTTGTGTACATAAAATCTGCTGTAAACAGATGCAGACATGGTTGCCTCAAAGGATTTCTGATGATGATTCAAGGAAATcctattttttatgttaaaagatGCAAACAACCATGTGCTAGTCCTGTGTTTACCATCCTCTGAGAAGTCTTATAGCGCCCTCTGGTGCTGCTGAAATGAACTTGATTTCCCTCATATGGTTGTGCAAGAAgcgcaaacaacaacaaaaaatccctTAGCATTAAGTTTAATGACTGTAATTCTTTTAGTAGAAACCTGGGATATTTTGTGTGCTTGAAATGAAgaaatctttacttttttttcccaccgCTGTTTAATTTTTCAGCATAGAGGCAAATCTGACTGGAAGAACGCAGTGTACAGTGGTTGTGTAACTGGAGGAGCCATTGGGTTTCGTGGTATGTAGCATTATTTTCATGGATTATATTGAAAAAAGTGGATTCATTTTGTCTTTacttatttttcccttttctttttttgtagctGGTCTGAAAGCTGGGGTTCTGGGATGTGGAGGCTTTGCTGCATTCTCTGCTGCAATTGAATACTACCTTCGTTGAACCACTGAGGAGAGTGGCTCAAAGACTAGAACTTGCTGCACATGTGGACTCTCGCTGGGAGAAAAGCAGTACACCAATTGTTATAAAAGTGACGCCACAGTGGACTGAAGAAGACTTCTGGTTATTTTCCTTTGTCATGTGGAGCTGAAGCCAACCTAATGTGCAGAATCTCCAGCTGATGAGCAGAGTGGGCCTGCTTCTGGTTCAGTGAGAAGCTGAAATCTTCGCTTTAAGTCATGATCATCTCGGCTCAGAGACACTTCATGTTTTAGATCATGGTTATGATTTGTCAGTAAATAATTCATCAatgattatttatattaaaaatttttTGTTAACCAGCCTACTTTTCTTCCAAGTAGATACAGGAGTGTTTAACTGCACAGTTGCTGATTGTGTTTGTACCTCTATCAGCTATATAGCAGCCACTTTAAAAGCTACACCTTAAaggtaccaggttggacccctttcagcttcagaactgccttagtTCTTCGTGGcttagattcaacaaggtgttagaaacattcctcagaggtctTACTCCATTATGACATGATGACATCACACAGCTGagatgatgagaatctcccgttccaccacatcccaaagctgctctatttgACTGAGatctgtggaggccgttggagtccagtgtcCAAGAaggcagctggagatgatctgtgTTTGTGACATTGTGCATTAtactgctggaagtagcatcagaagctGGTTcattgtggtcataaagggatggacatggtcagcaacaatgctcaggtaggctgtggtggttaaatgaTGCTCACTTGGCACAACTGGGGAACACTTGGGCGATACCCCCACACCATTATAATATCTTTAGCGATGTAAACTATTCAGGGTGCTGGCTCTGTGCTTTCGTGTTGTTAAACAAAATTtggaccctaccatctgaatttTGCATCTGAAATGGAGACTTGTTTtgccaggttatgtttttccatcttctgttcagtgtttctGAGTGTATGAACTGTAGCCTcactttcctgttcttagctgacaggaggcacccagcgtggtcttctgctgctgttacctatatgcttcaaggttggacatgtttgTTCAGAGATGCAATTCTAGAtgccttggttggaaccagtggtcaTCTGACTCACTGTTGCCTGTCTCTcacctccaaccagtctgcccagtCTGTACCAGTCTGTAAACCCTAGATAtgtttgtgtgaaaatcccagaagATCAACAGTAAATACAcatggcaccaacaaccatgctacattcaaagtcacttaaatccctttcttactcatcctgatgctcagtttgatctTTAgaaagtcatcttgaccatgtctacatgcctaaatgtgttgctgccatgtgattggatgattagatatttgcattaacaagcagttgaacaggtatacctaataaagtgaccagtgagtGTATAATCATCACTGTGGCTGTCTGGCTCATCATGTCTTCCTCTGACTTTCTCTGCTTTCAAGAGAAAAAGGTTGAAAAATAGTCGCTGCACATTACCTCCACAGCAAACAGATTCATGCAGAGACCAGCTAGTGATCACCATGGAGAATCTTCAGGTGATGAAGGAGACCAAAGACTAAAAAATTAGTAATTGTTAAGCTGACATTTTCCTGGTCGACACAAACGCATATAAAGAGAAGTTTAAGGCGATGATGTTCAGAGATATGATTAAGAAGTCCCTTTATAACGTGCTCGCTCATTATAAAGCTGATGGTGTGTTCTTCGAGGAACTTTGTGTgatgtgaaaaaactgaaccagagtGTATTTTGAGTTTTCATATTACCATGGTTGTGCTTGCTAACTCACTACCAGCTCATATTAGAAACTGTGACAACTATCTCACCTTcaagaaaacactaaaagagtggttaaaaacaaaccagtcctGTACTCATGTGTAACTAACATCCTGTTTACCTCTTATTACTAacactgtgtttaatgtttattgtaaCTATTGTAAATATGAGATGTTTGTCAATGTTTGTTCAATGTGCCTGCCTTAGGACAACAGATGCAATTTAGCTTTTGtggctaattctggcatatttactgTGAAGCTTTTGCTCATATGTTGATTAATATGCAttgtcctaaataaataaataaataaataaaaaaaaaaaaaaaaaaaaaagattaaaattatgTGGGTTTTTTTGTAGGCTGGTTCTGATCTGATTTTCCTTGGATCATTGTCTGGTTCATGTCCACTCTGTTGTGAACAGCTCAAGGCACTGGCctctaaaagaataaaacaactttttattttggaCAGAGAAGCAGCACTTGCTGTTAACTATTATTAAATGTTTCCTACAATTATTAATTGTGCCCACTGCATAGATATGCAAGCTACAGATAAGCTTAAAACGGAACACTTGTGGTAATAATTATCTGTACATATTTGaagttttcataatttttttaatataattcagTAACTATTGACCAACAGCAACAAATTGTTGCTTATTTATCCAAAATGATGTATTACTTGTGTAACTCTTTTACAGGATGGTTTCTTCGGCATTCCTGAACAGCTTAGTGGACGTCAGCCTACTTAGgttggatcttttttttttttaatcaattcgTACATTTGACCACCAGAGGGCGCACCATGCGCAGAAACTCCAAATATATGTGGCTCAGTGGGAGGACTGAAGTATACTTAacataaaaactaacaaaattaGCATTCCATCAATTATTTCTCATATTTAATAATACCAACTGGTGTTGTAATATACAACTTGTAAGGATCAAGCttttgtggaatgagcaacgCAGCTAAATGTGTGAACAGAGGCCTCATAAATTGTGACAAAATCCCCTGCAACGTTCTCCTGTGTTCAGTCTTGTTCTAAATTTTAGTGCATTGAGTGATTGTAATTTCCCACAGTAATAAGggggaaacaacaacaaaacagcccATATAGGCCATTTTTACACTTGATTCATTTTACGCTGTCTCAGTAGCATGTGGAAGATCCATAGGTAGCCACAACCGCTTGCCTCCTCTTCCACATGCTGGTCACCAAAGTAGTCACATTTTACGGTTGGGTtgcatcccattcctcaactAAGAGTTGCTGAAGATCAaccagtgtggttgtgttggtcacaaGTGTCAAGGTCATTCCACCGTTTCCCATGTTCTGTAGGTGTCTGTGACGGTGCTGGGTCTGTGGGGAGACCCCCGTTATCCTGGAAGATGGCGTTAAGGTCCCAGATGGGATTGCCATTGGCTTCAGAATCTTATGCTGATGTGCTGATGGCGCACTACAcggcggctgctgcctcagtctgcctgatcctgtttggacgggtttgtactgggaaaaaaaatttgttgcatctgttgcaatgacaataaagttcattCATTCTATTAATCAGGTGCCAGTCATACATCTGTGACTGACACATAACCTGGAAGCCCTTGAATCTCAAAACAACAGTGAACACCAACAGAAGGATATTACACTTTATAAGGACacaaattttcttactttttatgCTACATTTATTATATATCATAAAATTAGCAGATATTAAATTGAAAACTCAGACACAAAGTGAGTGTTTgataacttttattttactaaaaaatgGGGGGGGAAAGTTCACATTGACATCTAGTCTCAATATTACAGTATATTGAAATTCTTCTCAAAGGAAGTAAAATacaacagtttttattattttaatcttatattaaaaatatcaaatagtACTCATCTAGCAGTGCTTGCAGTTTATTATGATATGTTGCAGGCTTGATAGCAGAAAGGTTGGCTTTGTAcatagcagatttttttttctttttgtgtttttttttgccagtctTAGTGATGGGCCTTGCAGAAACAACCTACCTTTGTTACTCGGCCTGATTTCATTGACAAGCTGAACATGCAATGAGGGCAACTACACAAATCATCCTACAGATAATACCGGTGCAATAAGACACTTGGAACAGGCTTGCGATGcgacaacaagaaaaacaaaaggaagcCAACTGTTCCGTTCACTGTGTTGTTTCCCTCCCCACCCTCCCCCACAGACAACAGTCATGTCACAAAGTGCCCCTCGATGTCAACAAAGTGATCTGAAATTAATTGGCAGACTTTCTGGTGATGTTTTCAGTACGGCTTACCAACCATGGACATTGTGAATAAGAAAATCAGACTAAAAATAACGTCACTACCTggataaacttaaaaaaaaacggACTCCTTAGAGCTTTTTTCTAGTTGCACAAAACTGTACAGGcacacatattatatatatatatatatatatatatatatatatatattcaaaataaataggGCTAATTTGGCCAAGACTCAGTGGGGAGGACTGTCCTCTCTTGTTGTGTAAGTACAGAGAGTCCCAGTCCCTGCCATTCATTGGGACGGCTTCCCAGCCACCTCTCAAGTTCTTGTAGTcccttaaacacacacacacacacactcagtcgAGTACATCCACatgtcactcacacacacacacacacacacacacacaccagcctcCTCTACCAAATGCACAAAgccagaaagacaaaaaaaggaaacataaacAGCTGATGAACATTattataaaacatgtaaatgccTTTTTTCAGGAATGCCTCTGATCAGGAAGTTTGAGCTGGTTGGTTTCTGAGATCATCAACCAGCGACTGAAAGGGCTCACGAAAAGACACCATCACACACAGTCAGATATGGTCCTGAGCCACCGCACCAGGCTGTGGCCTCTGGATTTCCACTTCCACCCTACAAGTTTTCCCAGTGTTTATCCCGGTGGGCTGGCTCTGCTTTCCCTGCCTTACAAACCGAACACATTACATGACTTCTAGATGATCAGGAAATTTCCTTTGCAGCCTTCCTGCGTGCTCGCCTCCGTCTCATCACAGGACGTTGGTGGGGGAGGAGGGTTAAATAAGGGACTTTTAGGGGGTCTGTACAATAGAGAGCTCTACGAGCTGTCTCCTGGAGAGAGGTGAGGCAGGAGGGTACTGAGGGTGGGATTTATATGGAGTCTCTCTCCCACTCTGGTCTCCGGATGAAGCCCTTGGAGTGGGGGGGGGTTAAACGTCAGTGGAGAAGTAGAGCGTGTTACGCTTGAGCTCGGCAAAGGAGATGGGAGGATGCTGCAGGTAGTAGAGCAGAACTTGGACCTAAGAGGAGAGAAAGCAAGGCTGTGTGATtacaaattcattttatttaactcaAAATGACACACATGTTCCCGGATGTCTCATTTAAGTCTGATCACCCCGTCAGACTCTGGCAGTCATAGAAATACGGACAAAAAACCCCaacataaataaagttaatgaCTTTCATCACTCCTATCATTCATATATTTTGCTCTAAGTTTTGTTACTACAACTCTAGTAAGGGTTAAAAACATCCCATTCAACTTTGGACAACTATGATAGGTCCAATTTGATCCTTACTGCCAAATCATAGAAAAATCtagacttttaaaaatgtcatttccaACTGCATTTTCCTTCTCCTTTATCCATGGCTGATGTCTGAGATAATCACAACTATAAtcaattacaataaagtataataaaGTATCTAACATAGCCATACTTTGTGTTCAGAAATAACAGAATCATAACTAAGGGTGAGATTGAGAGAGTTATCTAGAAGGACTTTAAGCAGAGGAATCACCATCTTGACATGGTGAGGAGGGGGAATTGGATCAGCTATCCATCGGCTGCATAAGAAGCGACCCGCTTCTGAACCACGGCTGCTGATGACGATTGTATCCTGATGTTTATCATCCTGATGCTTCAACTAACAATTAACAACTACTGCTGTCAGTGGGTCAGATCCGTGGGAAAAGCTTTGATCATTGAACCCTCCCTGGTCTATAAAATTAACTACATGAATTTAGCTTTAGCAACACTTTTGAGCTGGAACACCATTTATTTGGCGTTGGTATGTTTATAGTGCTGTTTGTCAGCTAAATTAGGCAAAAACTGCCTCTGATGATATTTTTTACTCAGAAATTAGTGCAGTTTGACAGTTTACTATCAGGTTTATCCTGTAAATTATAGGAAGAATATAGTGTAGTTTCTTTTCTTATAAGTTTAATAACTTATTtacttaataaaacaaacatcttaaaTATAAACTAGCCTGAACACAAATACTTCATTGTAATGGACAGATGAGACCTCCTGCACTGCCCCATTTATGATGTTTACTTGAATGTTGTTTATTCTGCCAAGAAAAGATGTTTGTACACAGGAAACTCATCTCTCAGCAGAGATGATTGGATGGCCTGTAGCATAAATACAGCTGGGAGAATAAGCTGCAGCGACTCGGGTCACTTGGTGACATGAGAGTCAAAATAATCTCGATAATGTGCTCAGCTTTGAAGGAAACACAAGAGCCTAAAATTTAGAGCACACAGCGTCAGCGGGATTCTTACTCTGGCTGGTgtgtaaacaaaatgttaagATAAAAATACTAGATCTTTAGGATTCAACCTATGATCTATCTACAAATGTGTGCATGTTGTACCTGTGCCATGACGTCATGTGACCAGATGTCTGAGGCAGAGGTGATGTGCTGTCCCTTGGTGCTCTCTGACTCGGAGGGTCTGAGCAGAGTGGGGCCGAACACGGTGGCCAGATTGTGGAGGGACATCTTGTTGATCGGCTCCTTCTCAGCCACCCTGCAGGTGCAACAACCAGGAGTTATACGCTGGgggtttgctttgttttgtgaaGAGCAATCATCACAAATCCGGTCAGATAAGGAACAAATTACACATCCTTTATGAAAACTGATCTGCTCGATTCAAAgtgaaataaaactataaacataaaaaacaagtcaattttatttatatggcacATTTAGAAGAACTGAAGTTGACCAAAGCATtgcttatataaaaaaataaactagcacaaaaaatagtaaaatacaATGAATTTCATGAAGAAATGCACATGAACACACTGATTatctaaaaacagattttatccaCAAATGAGTTCATCTTCCCCAATCATACCAAAAAATCTGCTCCTTCAGATGACCCAACATAACGTCTATCTGAGCATTTGTTTAGTGTAATATTATATGTGTGTACCGTTTGAGGTGCTCTAGCAGAGTGAGGAAGGTCATGAGGTTGGGGTCGGGCAGAGAGCGCAGGAGGTGCATCATGCAGTTCTCCTTGGCTGCCGGGTCTGACAGAGCTgcaacaaaacaggaaaaatgtgtCAATTCTAATTACAGTAAGACAGCCTTTAAACTTCGCACTTCATCTCCTCCAGCTGGCGTACAAGAGCTCCCCCTGCAGAGTGACAGAGTTTAAAGTCCCACCTATGCCCTCCATGAAGGCGGGGTAGAGGCGGTCAGTGAGCAGAGGCTCGGGCAGCTCCCTGAAGTACAGCTTGAGTGTTCCTGCGATGGCGTTGATGTCCATGTCACTCAGCATCACCAGGATGTCTTTGGTATCTGCGGATCAGACATAAAGAAAAACCAATTAGAGGCAGAACTTTCTGAATTATATTTACGTCTCTGGGTAGCACAGCTGCGCTGTCCAGGAAACAGATGCAGACGTTCTCAAGATCCCAAACAAAAATCAAAGGCGATACTGGACTCTGCTCTGTCGGATCTTAGTGGAGTAAAAGCAGCTGTGAACAGGGCTAAGCGTGTTTTTCAACACAGAACAAGAAGACTCAACAGCTGCTGTTCCTCGTCTGTCTTGAATTACTCCCACAAATCTCCTTCTACAGAGTGCTGAAATCCGTTATTAACCATAAAATCTGCAGTTTCTTCTGTTCATACACAACAGTTGTGGATACAGAAATACATCCATGATTTGATAAACACTTCTTtataaaatcaacattttaatttcatgttttgcagctaagatttttgttaaaattttgCAAGGTGGGCGGTTTATAAAGGGTTCTTTAAACACTAAATGTTACATGATGACAGGTGGACCGGTGGAGTTTGATCAGAAGTGAAGAAGATCATACAGAGACAAAGAGTCTTACTTGTGTCGAATGCTAATTTGAGGGCCTGGATGTCAGTGGCCACCCCTGAGATCCTGTAGATTCCCACTTCATCAATCCCCCTCTTTTCCACTTCCTCAATGCACTGACGGACAATGTAAGGCACCTTGGAGCGCTCGCGCCTGAGGACGTTAACAGAAGTTAGTTTTCTGATGACTGGAGTTACTCAGATTAATCACCACTGGTGTGGCAGTaaatcttttccttttcataTAAAATCCATTTGTGTTTGCAAGCCAAGATGAAAATAATGTGTGAAGTCAGGCGGCAGATTTTTACACCCCAACGGGAGAGTGCTTACTTTGTAACCACGTTAATTTTGACTCCAAACACCCCACTCTGTTTTTTGGATGGCGTTCTCTTCAAGCTGAGGTCCCGACTTGTGAACTTCATGGAGAATTCCACTTTAATCTGGAGATGAAGAAACAACACAgctgaaataaacagaattaaacTAGAGCCATCATAAACCACTTTTTTGTTCGTGCtggaaatgacatttttatgttggcTGAGTAAAAAAAGCTTGTGTCTCACCCCGTTCATCTCTATGACGTCCATGTGCCAGTTCTTGGACTGCACCGTCTGAGGATCCAGCtgaaaagacacaaagacaaaatgGTTAAATTTTTTATAAAGTCTTTGTCCAAATAAGGACACATGACTTAATCCATGAAGACATTTTCCCAGAACAGGAGACTACTTTATCACATCACCAAACTGCAGCTGACaccattaaagaaaaaacaaaacatttctacaTGATTTCATcatgggattaaaaaaaaaaaaaaattctaagaAACGTAAAACAGCTTTTTGAGGGTCTTTTCTTGTAATGTGATGTGTAACACTGCTGAAAGAGAGATTATAATACCATCGAGACCAGATAAGGGAACAACTGGTGAAGTGAGAAGTGAAACAAATCCTTATGAAGACAGACGGatggttgtgtttgtgtgtgtgtaaaacatacaaatacCGTAACTTATATATTTACAGCATTATTCAGAAATTATCTGTTCTCAGATAAAGAAGGAAGCGATAAATAATGTTCCTGCCCGGTCTCGAACCGAGGACCTTTCGCGTGTTAGGCGAATGTGATAACCACTACACTACAGGAACTGGTGCACTGCCCTCACATACCAGCAAAACCATCTATTTCCAGCATGACCTCTGGTGATATTTGAGCCACaattctgcagcagcagcatagGAGGACATATACCTTACTCATGGAATAATAACCCCAGgtttctataaaaacaaatgcaaagccCCAATCAGCTGTGAGAAAGTGAGATAATTTACAAGCTGTTAATGTGGCCTGTCAATAGAGAAAGCTGCTCCATAATAACACTCTCTAAATCTACTTTAGGAAAGAATGATGCCACTTCTGTGGAACTTCCATCATTTGCCCTCAGCAGTCTCTCAGGGGTCCAACAAAGTCTCCAGGAAAGGCTCAGACATTTGGCCTGCTTTACTGCACAGATTCAAGTCTCCATGTCCCATGAAGCCCTCTGAGGCGTCAGAGATGGCAGCCTGTTGTTGTTTGGAGTCTCCTTATGACTTTTTTATAGCCTGTTTCAGCGTCTGCACTCTGCAGTTATGCCATTAGCTTTCTGAACTGTGATGTCTTAGACTACAAGAAAAATAGTGTTTGTCGGGTTAGCATAAAGGTGGCACACTTCTCTCTGTCAGCGTTAGGCTGCAACCGTTAAAAGGTTTCAGTGTGTATGTAATTACCTTGTGAAAAAGCCGTTTGGCACTGGTTTTTATGCATCACTATTATTGTTAAGGCCTGTTTCCCAGCAGGATCTTAGTTTTGTGATGAGGGAAGGGTAATCACTACAACTGGGTCTTTGAAAAAACTACTGCCATGAGAGGGACTGGGCAGAGGTCCAGGATTTACTGGTGGATACactcacaggaaaaaacatttaaactattCCTCCCACTTATTTCCTCCTCATTACTTTCTGCTAATTTTCAAGAAAcctgattaaaaatgaatgcacTCAAATAGGGTTGTAAAAACAAAGGAGATCCATTACAGGCAGTCGTGCACTCAGTCACCCTTCTCAGACCTGAATCCTCTACTgggctagttttttttttattaaaaatgcttAGGATAGGAACTTGACCCATCCCTCCCCCACTTAAACTTTCATGGGAAATGAGTTACTTTGGCTCAGGGGGCCTGCATGACTGACTTACTTAGTTCATACTAAATATCGTATCTGGAATAAGAAGCTGAATACCAGGAGAAGGGTTCCATGACAAGAAACAGCTTTGGTGGCAATGAGTTGTGTCTGGTCAGCAGGAGgatttcaggttttattttaagtgaCAGCTCAGGCAGGAAACCAAAGGGAAGATGACAAGTAACAGATCAGAGActtgagaaataaataaatgaaaattgtaTTAATCAAAACTAGGTCAGAGGGTGAACATAGCAGGAATGAAACTAtgcaaatatgtgtttttagGGCAATTAAGATCCACCAGGAAGATTTACTTCTGGCTTATTTACGGTACATTCAGACATCTTAATGACCTGAAGACCAGCGCagctttattcctttttatcTCAGTCcagacagacataaaaatacaaaaaccaaTTTCCTTCTTTAGGAACGCTTGAGGGGGATTTTGAGCACATAAGAGAATGTGTGCACATTCATACTCATGTCTAAGAagagataaaagtaaaaaaaaaaagtcttttcctTTCTCCAGAAGTCCTCAGGCTTCTATAAGTCTGATTAGGATCACATCACTCTGGACTCAAAGCTCTCTTTGTTGGGACCATGAAGCATATAATAGACATATGATTGAGGCGAGTGAGTGGACTGCACCCTGAGGTGAAGGAGAGAAATACTATAAAACTAGCTGGCGGTTATGACAATTGTACGCATTCCAGTTGGGGAAGaaacctgcattttttttaatacaggatACAAATTTGTGCTGTACCTGTGTTAGTTTTCATTCAGCTGGTGTGTTGCTCTGTTATATGTGAGCAGCAGATGTGGGACTCAGCTGGTTACTGTTTATTTCCTGCCAAAAGAGCATATGGCCCACTAAACCTGACCTCTATATGCTTAACCACACACCTACTTTCATGACTCTGTTCGAGTATCTGAAAAAAGCGCTGTAGTAACATTTGGCTGCCATGTGATATAGTTCACTTGTAGACCTTATGGACAATTCATGGCTGATTTCAGTATCTTTTTTTACTCCTGGCTGGACTTTCTGCAGTCATGCAGAAGACAGGCTGAAAGATCTTCAAACAGAGTCAAAGCCAAGAGACAAGATGTACACACAGTCTGTTCTCTACTCGCCTGATCTACAGGGACAGAACAAAGCTGATAAGTCACACTTTTTCACAGCCACATAGTTGCTTTTACTCAAACAGTGCAGCTGCttcatgctttcattttctttaacacttttttaatctgtcttttggataaaaaaaatagtttaagtTATCTAATCGTTTTgaatattttacagattttttcaTGATAAAAATGCCTataagaaacagttttatttgtctttaacCCAGTTAGTCAGGCTACGTCTTCTTATGATGGAAAAGTACAACACAGAtgtcacagactggtttataaccGCTGACCTTTCATGTGTTAGACTACTGTGACGCTGCCTGCAATGACCCTTGCATGTAGCAAGCATGACTTTCTAGCTCTTTACATGCTAGTGACATGTGAGGCTGTACCAGTGAAGTAGTTCTATGTAAGAGCAGGTGCTCTTACATAGTGCTATTTCCAAGACCATGCATTTATAATCAGGACTAAAAATACTACATGTAGGTTTTCTTACTTTTACACATGTATTATTCTGTTACATGTAATTATTGGGTTACAAAGCTGAGGgtataaatatgtaattaatGTAGAACTAAGAggacaaaaattaataaaggagtgttaaaatacaacaaatgtcAGTTACTGGAATGAAAAGCAAAGccttattaataataaaatcccTACACACTTAATTATCTTGAAGTAGCGTGTTGTGTTGGAGATTTAATGTATGCGGGTGACAACATTCCAGAAAGCACAACTTGATCTTTTGATATGCAAAAATGAATTAACTGCTGCTTTAATTTGTCCTTTGTGTTTCATCGCGGTTTTCCTCCGCTGCTCTCtggctgattaaatattcatttagcTTTAGAAAGCTTTTTGTTAGTTCTTTAATTAGAACCTAGCTCAAACTGCACGGCCCCTTGGGTTTAGCGGGATTACAGGAACTGTTTGTGCAGCAATTGAGCTCTTTTTTAATTCCAACTTGCACATCACACTATATTTGCTTCACAGCATATACACAGCATGACTATTTTTAGACTCACATGACACATAAACATTATGTTTACATGTTCTTCAGTTGTGAGTTTCTTCATGCAGCTGTGAATGTCACCATGGCCATGGGAGGTCTTTGACTCAGTTGCCATGTTGCCTTTTCCCTTTGCTTGCACGTTTAAGCCAATAGGTGGGGATTTTCCAACAAATGAGAGTTGTGATTTGCAGAGTAGCCTCGCATCTTTGCCTGTGATTCTTGTATAGTGGCAGGAAACAGCAGCATGGAGACGAGTACTACACTTATGCAACATGACCCTGCCTGCAGCCTGGATGAGTAAGAGCGCTGCAGCACACAGAGCTGTGATTTGTCCTGaaataagagaagaaaaagggtGAAA
The sequence above is a segment of the Melanotaenia boesemani isolate fMelBoe1 chromosome 15, fMelBoe1.pri, whole genome shotgun sequence genome. Coding sequences within it:
- the abr gene encoding active breakpoint cluster region-related protein isoform X6; amino-acid sequence: MTEILVSDVNLNSVCERLEQHCCVDQNHHNLSSQPQTPVLKRHTNTGAKLWGRVRSKLLRQKLDPQTVQSKNWHMDVIEMNGIKVEFSMKFTSRDLSLKRTPSKKQSGVFGVKINVVTKRERSKVPYIVRQCIEEVEKRGIDEVGIYRISGVATDIQALKLAFDTNTKDILVMLSDMDINAIAGTLKLYFRELPEPLLTDRLYPAFMEGIALSDPAAKENCMMHLLRSLPDPNLMTFLTLLEHLKRVAEKEPINKMSLHNLATVFGPTLLRPSESESTKGQHITSASDIWSHDVMAQVQVLLYYLQHPPISFAELKRNTLYFSTDV